A genomic segment from Desulfovibrio sp. ZJ209 encodes:
- a CDS encoding periplasmic heavy metal sensor — MTLFNKKLTTLALAAILALGMAGAAQAAGRDYRPDAQAYQAYPGLSTEQQAKAKKIHDETVAATSETREKLRAKRAELDAQLASPEPDKDKIESLSREIGELRGKLMAARVDLRAKLAKEGIPAEAYEAAPGPRNGFGPGNGGPANAGPGYGPAPCWGPNGGYGYGYHHGRRGGHHRGGWGGNWGGGYAPQGGCGCW; from the coding sequence ATGACCCTGTTCAACAAAAAGCTCACTACCTTGGCCCTGGCGGCCATCCTGGCTCTGGGCATGGCCGGCGCGGCCCAGGCCGCGGGCCGCGACTACCGCCCCGACGCCCAGGCCTATCAGGCGTACCCGGGCCTTTCCACGGAGCAACAGGCCAAGGCGAAAAAGATCCACGACGAGACCGTGGCGGCAACCAGCGAGACGCGCGAAAAACTGCGCGCCAAGCGCGCCGAGCTCGACGCCCAGCTGGCGAGCCCCGAGCCGGACAAGGACAAGATCGAAAGCCTTTCGCGCGAGATCGGCGAGCTGCGCGGCAAGCTCATGGCCGCCCGCGTGGACCTGCGCGCCAAGCTCGCCAAGGAAGGCATCCCGGCCGAGGCCTATGAAGCCGCGCCCGGCCCCCGGAACGGTTTTGGCCCCGGCAACGGCGGCCCCGCCAATGCCGGCCCGGGCTACGGCCCCGCCCCCTGCTGGGGCCCGAACGGCGGCTACGGCTACGGCTATCACCACGGGCGGCGCGGCGGCCATCATCGCGGCGGCTGGGGCGGCAACTGGGGCGGCGGCTATGCCCCCCAGGGCGGCTGCGGCTGCTGGTAG
- a CDS encoding ATP-binding protein, with protein MARPAQGADASLWRQGLLLAVAALLGLAVAGIAISRAVERERAQMLAAIHGRADSLVWALEGGARLLERAGPATGTLARLVAEVARQPGVAWIAITDAAGRILADSNPELEGAALYTPEEMRRLAPGSVTRGRFSPDDPSLYEAWRLFAPARLRGMPRRHGGAGRDARCVFVALDVSGMRDALEDYALQLWIVAGLILVAGLAVAGLALLFRRYRSSRRLLADAEALAAQVVRNYPAGLVVLDTAGRLRLSNARARAMLGLEEVAPKGAAAPARGTAGAALGGTGLDWPALMAELERGPGLVERELELWRPQGAPLPVQLTAARLLDSGGEVTGYLFALRDMGEIRSLQRQLRQHERLSALGNLAAGLAHEIRNPLSSIRGYATYLTERLKDDPLGHATGRILIEETERLDRVLTDLLSLARPRDLAPAPADLAAVIDRVVTVAAPDAAEKGLRLTASLPEGGAQACVDADRLMQAVLNLVINAIQATPAGGEVEAALERDEAGGEGAPGWRIRVRDTGSGMSAATAAQIFTPYFTTRANGTGLGLAIARQVVEQHGGAISASTLPGRGTTMTIRLPAGACPPKPGGVAT; from the coding sequence GTGGCCCGGCCGGCCCAGGGCGCCGATGCCTCCCTGTGGCGGCAGGGCCTGCTGCTCGCCGTGGCGGCCCTGCTCGGGCTCGCGGTTGCGGGCATCGCCATCAGCCGGGCCGTGGAGCGGGAGCGGGCGCAGATGCTCGCGGCCATCCACGGCCGCGCCGATTCCCTTGTCTGGGCGCTGGAGGGCGGCGCGCGCCTTCTCGAGCGCGCAGGACCTGCCACGGGCACCCTGGCGCGCCTTGTGGCCGAGGTGGCCCGCCAGCCCGGCGTGGCCTGGATCGCCATCACCGACGCGGCTGGCCGCATTCTTGCGGACAGCAATCCCGAGCTTGAGGGCGCCGCCCTCTACACCCCCGAGGAAATGCGGCGCCTGGCCCCGGGAAGCGTGACGCGCGGCCGCTTCAGCCCGGATGACCCGAGCCTCTATGAAGCCTGGCGCCTCTTCGCGCCGGCGCGACTGCGCGGCATGCCGCGGCGGCACGGCGGCGCCGGGAGGGATGCCCGCTGCGTCTTTGTGGCCCTCGACGTGTCGGGCATGCGGGACGCCCTGGAGGACTATGCCCTCCAGCTCTGGATCGTGGCCGGCCTCATCCTCGTGGCCGGGCTCGCCGTGGCGGGCCTTGCCCTGCTCTTCCGGCGCTACCGCTCCTCGCGGCGCCTGCTCGCCGACGCGGAGGCCCTGGCCGCGCAGGTGGTGCGCAACTATCCGGCCGGCCTCGTGGTGCTGGACACGGCCGGGCGCCTGCGCCTCAGCAATGCCCGCGCCCGGGCCATGCTCGGGCTGGAGGAGGTGGCACCCAAGGGGGCGGCCGCGCCAGCGAGGGGCACCGCGGGCGCAGCCCTCGGCGGCACCGGCCTCGACTGGCCCGCGCTCATGGCCGAGCTGGAGCGGGGCCCGGGCCTCGTGGAACGCGAGCTCGAGCTGTGGCGCCCGCAGGGCGCGCCGCTCCCCGTGCAGCTCACGGCCGCGCGCCTGCTGGACAGCGGCGGCGAGGTGACGGGCTACCTCTTCGCCCTGCGCGACATGGGCGAGATCCGCAGCCTCCAGCGCCAGCTCCGCCAGCACGAGCGCCTCTCTGCCCTGGGCAATCTGGCCGCCGGCCTCGCGCACGAGATCCGCAATCCGCTGAGCTCCATCCGCGGCTATGCCACCTATCTCACCGAGCGGCTCAAGGACGACCCCCTCGGCCACGCCACGGGCCGCATCCTCATTGAGGAAACGGAACGCCTCGACCGCGTGCTCACCGACCTCCTCAGCCTCGCCCGCCCCCGCGATCTTGCGCCCGCGCCCGCGGACCTCGCCGCCGTGATCGACCGGGTGGTGACGGTGGCCGCGCCGGACGCCGCGGAAAAGGGCCTGCGCCTCACGGCGAGCCTCCCCGAGGGGGGGGCCCAAGCCTGCGTGGACGCCGACCGCCTCATGCAGGCCGTGCTCAACCTTGTCATCAACGCCATCCAGGCCACGCCGGCCGGGGGCGAAGTGGAGGCGGCGCTGGAGCGGGACGAGGCAGGCGGGGAGGGCGCGCCCGGCTGGCGCATCCGCGTGCGCGACACGGGCTCGGGCATGTCCGCGGCCACGGCGGCGCAGATCTTCACGCCCTATTTCACCACCAGGGCCAACGGCACGGGCCTCGGGCTCGCCATCGCCCGGCAGGTGGTGGAGCAGCATGGCGGCGCCATCAGCGCGAGCACCTTGCCCGGGCGCGGCACCACCATGACTATCCGGCTGCCCGCCGGGGCCTGCCCGCCGAAGCCCGGGGGGGTCGCCACATGA
- a CDS encoding sigma-54 dependent transcriptional regulator, with translation MKKLSILVADDDAAHRRMLVTLLENWGYAVEAAADGAEAVRLGRERPFDLALLDVRMPVMDGLTALTELHEARPSLPVLMMTAYSDVPAAVEAIKSGAWDYLAKPLDFERLKVSLRNVFAHADLVEENAALSRRLAEGDAHGGILGQSAPMRELWEMIRTIAPSEATVLVAGESGTGKELAARAVHDLSRRAQGPFVAVNCGALTETLLASELFGHEKGAFTGADRRHEGLFVRAAGGTLFLDEIGEMPLSMQVKLLRVLQEREVLSVGGTRPEPVDVRVIAATNRDLARETAEGRFREDLYYRLNVVTLTMPPLRDREGDIELLARHFAARFGRANHKRVAGITPQALDILARYAWPGNVRELENVMERAVILMPGEHIDARELPERLLSGRPRRGPVAQGADAGAANAGTAGESTGAALAESADGRLPTLEEVEREVILRTVARCGGNKSEAARVLGITRKTLHARLNRYGAGPDGGEEG, from the coding sequence ATGAAGAAGCTCTCCATCCTTGTGGCCGACGACGACGCGGCCCACCGCCGCATGCTCGTGACCCTGCTGGAAAACTGGGGCTATGCCGTGGAGGCCGCGGCTGACGGCGCAGAGGCCGTGCGCCTCGGCCGCGAGCGCCCCTTCGACCTCGCCCTGCTCGACGTGCGCATGCCGGTCATGGACGGCCTCACGGCCCTCACGGAGCTCCATGAGGCGCGGCCCTCGCTCCCCGTGCTGATGATGACCGCGTATTCGGACGTGCCCGCGGCGGTGGAAGCCATCAAGAGCGGCGCCTGGGACTATCTCGCCAAGCCGCTGGACTTCGAGCGGCTCAAGGTCAGCCTGCGCAATGTCTTCGCCCATGCGGACCTTGTGGAGGAGAACGCGGCCCTCTCCCGCCGGCTCGCCGAGGGGGACGCCCACGGCGGCATCCTCGGGCAGAGCGCGCCCATGCGCGAGCTCTGGGAGATGATCCGCACCATCGCGCCCAGCGAGGCTACGGTGCTCGTGGCCGGTGAGTCCGGCACCGGCAAGGAGCTGGCCGCGCGCGCCGTGCATGACCTGAGCCGCCGGGCGCAGGGCCCTTTCGTGGCCGTCAACTGCGGCGCGCTCACCGAGACCCTGCTGGCATCCGAGCTGTTCGGGCACGAGAAGGGGGCCTTCACCGGCGCGGACCGCCGCCATGAGGGGCTGTTCGTGCGGGCGGCCGGGGGCACGCTCTTCCTGGACGAGATCGGCGAGATGCCGCTTTCCATGCAGGTCAAGCTCCTGCGGGTGCTGCAGGAGCGCGAAGTCCTGAGCGTGGGCGGCACGCGCCCCGAGCCCGTGGACGTGCGCGTCATCGCCGCCACCAACCGCGACCTCGCGCGGGAGACAGCCGAGGGCCGCTTCCGCGAGGACCTGTACTACCGCCTCAACGTGGTGACGCTCACCATGCCGCCCCTGCGCGACCGCGAGGGCGACATCGAGCTTTTGGCCCGGCATTTCGCGGCCCGCTTCGGCCGCGCCAACCACAAGCGCGTCGCCGGCATCACCCCGCAGGCGCTGGACATCCTCGCCCGCTATGCGTGGCCGGGCAATGTGCGCGAGCTCGAGAACGTCATGGAGCGGGCGGTCATCCTCATGCCGGGCGAGCATATCGACGCGCGCGAACTGCCGGAGCGGCTGCTTTCTGGCCGGCCCCGGCGCGGCCCCGTGGCGCAGGGTGCGGACGCGGGGGCGGCGAACGCGGGGACTGCCGGGGAGAGCACGGGCGCAGCCCTTGCGGAGAGCGCGGACGGACGCCTGCCCACGCTGGAAGAGGTGGAGCGCGAGGTCATCCTGCGCACCGTGGCCCGCTGCGGCGGCAACAAGAGCGAGGCCGCGCGCGTGCTCGGCATCACCCGCAAGACCCTGCATGCGCGGCTCAACCGCTACGGCGCCGGGCCGGATGGCGGGGAGGAGGGATAA
- the aroL gene encoding shikimate kinase AroL — MGIVFLVGGRGAGKTTVGRALARELSCAFTDMDDFLCARAGMSVADIVAAEGWEGFRARECAALREAAGEAARAGGGVIATGGGAVLDAGNRDFLRENGVVVWLSLPPETAAERLAASPLAAQRPSLTGKSMLDEVREVMEARAPLYAACAHHTVDAAPPAGEVCAAVLRHLHGGGAPGE, encoded by the coding sequence ATGGGCATCGTCTTTCTCGTGGGCGGCCGCGGCGCCGGCAAGACCACCGTGGGCCGGGCGCTGGCGCGGGAGCTTTCGTGCGCCTTCACCGACATGGACGACTTTCTCTGCGCCCGCGCGGGCATGAGCGTGGCGGACATCGTTGCCGCCGAAGGCTGGGAGGGCTTTCGCGCGCGGGAATGCGCGGCCCTGCGCGAGGCTGCGGGCGAAGCGGCCCGGGCCGGGGGCGGGGTCATCGCCACCGGCGGGGGCGCCGTGCTGGACGCGGGCAACCGGGACTTTTTGCGCGAAAACGGCGTGGTGGTCTGGCTCTCGCTGCCGCCGGAGACCGCGGCGGAGCGGCTTGCGGCGAGTCCGCTCGCGGCGCAGCGGCCTTCGCTCACCGGGAAGAGCATGCTCGACGAGGTGCGCGAGGTCATGGAGGCGCGGGCGCCGCTCTACGCGGCTTGCGCGCACCATACGGTGGATGCGGCCCCGCCCGCGGGCGAGGTCTGCGCGGCGGTGCTGCGGCATTTGCACGGCGGCGGGGCGCCTGGCGAGTAG
- a CDS encoding ATP synthase F0 subunit B, which produces MLDLNITLLFQLANFFIALIVLNILLIRPVRDIIKKRNGLMDDLAGEADAFNAEATEKLNHYEAELARARQEAGLTREEGRQSGLSEQQNIVGEAQQSARQLLAENRSALRGQAEAALNELRNGISDFSAKVGDRLLGNA; this is translated from the coding sequence ATGCTGGACCTGAACATCACCCTTCTTTTTCAGCTGGCGAATTTCTTCATAGCCCTCATCGTCCTCAATATCCTGCTCATCCGCCCTGTCCGCGACATCATTAAAAAGCGCAACGGCCTCATGGACGACCTGGCCGGCGAGGCCGACGCCTTCAACGCCGAAGCCACGGAAAAGCTCAACCACTACGAGGCGGAGCTCGCCCGCGCCCGCCAGGAAGCCGGCCTCACCCGTGAGGAAGGCCGCCAGTCCGGCCTCTCGGAGCAGCAGAACATCGTGGGCGAGGCGCAGCAGAGCGCGCGCCAGCTGCTCGCCGAAAACCGCTCCGCCCTGCGCGGCCAGGCCGAGGCGGCGCTCAACGAGCTGCGCAACGGCATCAGCGATTTTTCGGCCAAGGTGGGCGACCGCCTGCTCGGCAACGCCTAG
- a CDS encoding ATP synthase F0 subunit B: MSIKTFRNILPVLLPVLLAGLALLAGPCEALASEGHEPRWGDFAWRVVNLVIFVGILWYFVGGLTKRFLKGRQQTIKDTLDELEKRRKEAREHLDAIEARIANLDAERKAILEESKAQAARLRQNIVDEARRQAGQIVDQARRAAENEGRAMRDQVRATLADEIVEATEKALRGKLTEQDHDRLIANSLDKVVLR; the protein is encoded by the coding sequence TTGAGCATCAAAACATTCCGCAACATCCTGCCCGTCCTGCTGCCCGTTCTTCTGGCGGGCCTCGCGTTGCTGGCGGGCCCTTGCGAGGCGCTGGCCTCCGAGGGGCACGAGCCGCGCTGGGGCGACTTCGCCTGGCGCGTGGTGAACCTCGTCATCTTCGTGGGCATCCTCTGGTATTTCGTGGGCGGCCTCACCAAGCGTTTCCTGAAAGGACGCCAGCAGACCATCAAGGATACCCTTGATGAGCTCGAAAAGCGCCGCAAGGAGGCGCGGGAGCACCTCGACGCCATCGAGGCGCGCATCGCCAACCTGGACGCCGAGCGCAAGGCCATCCTTGAGGAAAGCAAGGCCCAGGCCGCGCGCCTCAGGCAGAACATTGTGGACGAAGCCCGGCGCCAGGCCGGCCAGATCGTCGACCAGGCCCGCCGCGCCGCCGAAAACGAGGGCCGCGCCATGCGCGACCAGGTGCGCGCGACGCTCGCCGACGAGATCGTGGAAGCCACGGAAAAGGCCCTGCGCGGCAAGCTCACCGAGCAGGATCATGACCGGCTCATCGCCAACTCTCTGGACAAGGTGGTGCTGCGTTGA
- the atpH gene encoding ATP synthase F1 subunit delta, protein MTDTVVARRYASALFSLGRREGGDALGRHGACLAALGEMVVEEPKLGSLLKSPVIGVEEKKGVLGALLDKLGADKTMRNFCFLLADKERLGSLRQIADWYGILLDEANGVLRGKVITAVKLSTEKQAKLKAELAKKSGGDIELAFSVDPEILGGMVLAVGDKVLDSSLRAQLGILRETFKRGV, encoded by the coding sequence TTGACCGACACCGTTGTTGCGAGAAGATACGCCAGCGCCCTGTTTTCGCTGGGCCGGCGTGAGGGCGGCGACGCCCTTGGAAGGCACGGGGCCTGCCTCGCGGCCTTGGGCGAAATGGTGGTCGAAGAGCCGAAACTCGGCTCTTTGCTGAAAAGCCCGGTCATCGGCGTGGAGGAAAAAAAGGGCGTGCTCGGCGCGCTGCTCGACAAGCTCGGCGCCGACAAGACCATGCGGAATTTCTGCTTTCTTCTGGCGGACAAGGAGCGCCTCGGCTCCCTGCGCCAGATCGCCGACTGGTACGGCATCCTCCTCGACGAGGCCAATGGTGTCCTCAGGGGCAAGGTCATCACCGCAGTGAAGCTCTCCACGGAGAAGCAGGCGAAGCTCAAGGCCGAGCTCGCCAAAAAGAGCGGCGGCGACATCGAGCTTGCCTTCAGCGTGGACCCGGAGATCCTCGGTGGCATGGTGCTGGCCGTGGGAGACAAGGTGCTGGATTCGAGCCTGCGCGCGCAGCTGGGGATCCTCCGCGAGACTTTCAAGAGGGGTGTGTAG
- the atpA gene encoding F0F1 ATP synthase subunit alpha — protein MQIKADEISKIIEDQIQNYDQRVEMSETGTVLYVGDGIARVHGVENAMSMELLEFPGGVMGMVLNLEEDNVGVALLGSDVGIKEGDPVKRTGRIFSVPVGEKVMGRVLNPLGEPIDGLGPIDADETRPVEIKAPGIIQRKSVHQPMPTGLKAIDAMTPIGRGQRELIIGDRQTGKTAVCVDAILAQKETGIHCFYVAIGQKESSVALVADVLRKHGAMEYTTIISATASDPAPLQYIAAYTGCTMAEYYRDNGKDALIVYDDLSKQATAYRQMSLLLRRPPGREAFPGDVFYLHSRLLERAAKLSDELGGGSLTALPIIETQAGDVSAYIPTNVISITDGQVYLEPALFNAGVRPAINVGLSVSRVGGAAQIKAMKQVAGTMRLDLAQYRELAAFAQFGSDLDQATKAKLERGARLVELLKQPQYQPMPVQEQVASIWAATRGYMDDVPVEDIRAFEADMLTFMRDTRKNVLDAIKEKKVIDDEVEKGLTEAVTAFKQSRQA, from the coding sequence ATGCAGATCAAAGCCGATGAGATCAGCAAGATCATCGAAGATCAGATCCAGAACTATGACCAGCGCGTGGAGATGAGCGAGACCGGCACCGTGCTCTACGTGGGCGACGGCATCGCCCGCGTGCACGGCGTCGAAAACGCCATGTCCATGGAGCTTCTGGAATTCCCCGGCGGCGTCATGGGCATGGTGCTCAATCTGGAAGAAGACAACGTGGGTGTCGCGCTTCTGGGCTCCGACGTGGGCATCAAGGAGGGCGACCCGGTCAAGCGCACGGGCCGCATCTTCTCCGTGCCCGTGGGCGAGAAGGTCATGGGCCGCGTGCTCAACCCCCTGGGCGAGCCCATCGACGGCCTCGGGCCCATCGACGCCGACGAGACCCGGCCCGTGGAAATCAAGGCCCCGGGCATCATCCAGCGCAAGAGCGTCCACCAGCCCATGCCCACGGGCCTCAAGGCCATCGACGCCATGACGCCCATCGGCCGCGGCCAGCGCGAGCTCATCATCGGCGACCGCCAGACCGGCAAGACGGCCGTCTGCGTGGACGCCATCCTGGCCCAGAAAGAAACGGGCATCCACTGCTTCTATGTGGCCATCGGCCAGAAGGAGTCCTCGGTGGCGCTCGTGGCCGACGTGTTGCGCAAGCACGGGGCCATGGAATACACCACCATCATCTCGGCCACGGCCTCAGACCCGGCGCCGCTCCAGTACATCGCGGCCTACACCGGCTGCACCATGGCCGAGTACTACCGCGACAACGGCAAGGACGCCCTCATCGTCTACGACGACCTTTCCAAGCAGGCCACGGCCTACCGCCAGATGTCCCTGCTGCTCCGCCGCCCGCCGGGACGTGAGGCCTTCCCCGGCGACGTGTTCTACCTGCACTCGCGCCTGCTCGAGCGCGCGGCCAAACTGAGCGACGAGCTCGGCGGCGGCTCCCTGACGGCGCTGCCCATCATCGAGACGCAGGCGGGCGACGTGTCGGCCTATATCCCGACCAACGTCATCTCCATCACCGACGGCCAGGTCTATCTCGAGCCGGCCCTGTTCAACGCCGGCGTGCGGCCGGCCATCAACGTGGGCCTTTCCGTGTCCCGCGTGGGCGGCGCCGCGCAGATCAAGGCCATGAAGCAGGTGGCGGGCACCATGCGCCTCGACCTCGCCCAGTACCGCGAGCTCGCGGCCTTCGCCCAGTTCGGCTCCGACCTCGACCAGGCCACCAAGGCCAAGCTGGAGCGCGGCGCGCGCCTCGTGGAGCTGCTCAAGCAGCCCCAGTACCAGCCCATGCCCGTGCAGGAGCAGGTGGCCTCCATCTGGGCCGCCACCCGCGGCTACATGGACGACGTGCCCGTGGAAGACATCCGCGCCTTCGAGGCGGACATGCTCACCTTCATGCGCGACACGCGCAAAAACGTGCTCGACGCCATCAAGGAAAAGAAGGTCATCGACGACGAAGTGGAAAAGGGCCTTACCGAAGCCGTCACCGCCTTCAAGCAGAGTCGGCAGGCCTAA
- a CDS encoding F0F1 ATP synthase subunit gamma has product MPSLKDVKMKIVGVGKTKQITKAMGMVASAKLRGAQSRIERFRPYASKYREVIGALAAKADGVSHPLLTEHEEKKHCCIILVTSDRGLCGGFNAAIIAEGLRLAGEARQQGMDVSFLCVGRKGRDAIRKSSYTLGTSYADSMGSVDFPLASAVATEVIHKYEDMELDEVWLVYGEFVSMAKQPPASLRLLPLKAPSAASDPDSGPMCEYVYEPSEAKLLEDLLPRYVKVQVYSGLLDTAASEHAARMAAMDNATRNCDELINTLTLLYNKTRQASITSELIDIVGGAEALKG; this is encoded by the coding sequence ATGCCATCGCTCAAAGACGTAAAAATGAAGATCGTGGGTGTCGGCAAGACCAAGCAGATCACCAAGGCCATGGGCATGGTGGCTTCGGCCAAGCTGCGCGGCGCCCAGAGCCGCATCGAGCGCTTCCGCCCCTATGCCTCCAAGTACCGCGAGGTCATCGGCGCCCTCGCGGCCAAGGCGGACGGCGTGAGCCACCCCCTGCTCACGGAGCATGAGGAGAAGAAGCACTGCTGCATCATCCTCGTCACTTCCGACAGGGGCCTGTGCGGCGGCTTCAACGCGGCCATCATCGCCGAGGGGCTCAGGCTCGCCGGCGAGGCGAGGCAGCAAGGCATGGACGTGAGCTTCCTCTGCGTGGGCCGCAAGGGGCGCGATGCCATCCGCAAGAGCAGCTACACCCTGGGCACCTCCTATGCCGACAGCATGGGCTCGGTGGACTTCCCGCTGGCGAGCGCCGTGGCCACGGAGGTCATCCACAAGTACGAGGACATGGAGCTCGACGAGGTGTGGCTCGTCTACGGTGAGTTCGTCTCCATGGCCAAGCAGCCGCCGGCCTCGCTCAGGCTTCTGCCGCTCAAGGCCCCTTCCGCTGCGAGCGACCCGGATTCCGGCCCCATGTGCGAATATGTCTATGAGCCGAGCGAGGCCAAGCTCCTTGAGGATCTTCTGCCGCGCTACGTCAAGGTGCAGGTGTACAGTGGCCTTCTGGACACGGCGGCCAGCGAGCATGCGGCCCGCATGGCGGCCATGGACAACGCCACGCGCAACTGCGACGAGCTCATCAATACCCTGACACTGCTCTACAACAAGACCCGGCAGGCCTCCATCACGAGCGAACTCATCGACATCGTCGGCGGCGCGGAAGCGCTCAAGGGCTAA
- the atpD gene encoding F0F1 ATP synthase subunit beta, translating to MSKNTGKITQVIGAVVDVEFPDGQLPEILTALEIKNPNNKDAPDLVCEVAQHLGDNVVRTIAMDATEGLVRGMEVVDTGKPIMVPVGKPSVGRILNVIGRPVDGLGPVEAEKYYPIHREPPKFTDLNTKVELLETGIKVVDLLVPFPKGGKMGLFGGAGVGKTVILMEMINNIAKQHGGTSVFAGVGERTREGNDLYNELKEAGVLERATLVYGQMNEPPGARARVALTALAIAEYFRDEEHQDVLLFIDNIFRFTQAGSEVSALLGRMPSAVGYQPTLGTDLGALQERITSTNEGSITSVQAVYVPADDLTDPAPATTFSHLDGTLVLSRQIAELGIYPAVDPLDSTSRILDPNVVGQEHYEVARRVQQVLQKYKELQDIIAILGMDELSDEDKLTVARARRIQRFLSQPFHVAETFTGMPGQYVKLEDTIEGFKGILDGKYDYLAESDFYMVGDISQAVAKYEARKAAEEKEKGKDKEDKEKEEVKA from the coding sequence ATGAGCAAGAACACCGGCAAGATCACCCAGGTCATCGGCGCCGTGGTCGACGTGGAATTCCCCGACGGCCAGCTGCCCGAGATCCTGACCGCCCTCGAGATCAAGAACCCCAACAACAAGGACGCGCCCGACCTTGTCTGCGAAGTGGCCCAGCACCTCGGCGACAACGTGGTGCGCACCATCGCCATGGACGCCACCGAGGGCCTTGTGCGCGGCATGGAAGTGGTGGACACGGGCAAACCCATCATGGTGCCCGTGGGCAAGCCCTCCGTGGGCCGCATCCTCAACGTCATCGGCCGCCCGGTGGACGGCCTGGGGCCGGTTGAGGCGGAAAAATACTATCCCATCCACCGCGAGCCGCCCAAGTTCACGGACCTCAACACCAAGGTCGAGCTGCTCGAGACGGGCATCAAGGTCGTTGACCTGCTCGTGCCCTTCCCCAAGGGCGGCAAGATGGGCCTCTTCGGCGGCGCCGGCGTGGGCAAGACGGTCATCCTCATGGAGATGATCAACAACATCGCCAAGCAGCACGGCGGCACCTCGGTGTTCGCCGGCGTTGGCGAGCGCACCCGCGAGGGCAACGACCTCTATAACGAGCTGAAGGAGGCCGGCGTTCTCGAGCGCGCCACGCTCGTCTACGGCCAGATGAACGAGCCCCCGGGAGCCCGCGCCCGCGTGGCCCTCACTGCCCTCGCCATCGCGGAATACTTCCGCGACGAGGAGCACCAGGACGTGCTGCTCTTCATCGATAACATCTTCCGCTTCACCCAGGCGGGTTCGGAAGTGTCGGCCCTGCTCGGGCGCATGCCCTCGGCCGTGGGCTACCAGCCCACCCTCGGCACGGACCTCGGCGCCCTGCAGGAACGCATCACCTCCACCAACGAGGGCTCCATCACCTCGGTGCAGGCCGTCTATGTGCCCGCCGACGACCTGACGGACCCGGCCCCGGCCACGACCTTCTCGCACCTGGACGGCACGCTCGTGCTCTCGCGCCAGATCGCCGAGCTCGGCATCTATCCCGCCGTGGACCCGCTGGACTCCACCTCGCGCATCCTCGACCCCAACGTGGTCGGCCAGGAGCACTATGAGGTGGCCCGGCGCGTCCAGCAGGTGCTCCAGAAGTACAAGGAACTGCAGGACATCATCGCCATCCTCGGCATGGACGAGCTCTCGGACGAGGACAAGCTCACTGTGGCGCGCGCGCGCCGCATCCAGCGCTTCCTCTCCCAGCCCTTCCATGTGGCCGAGACCTTCACCGGCATGCCCGGCCAGTATGTGAAGCTCGAGGACACCATCGAGGGCTTCAAGGGCATCCTTGACGGCAAGTATGACTACCTTGCCGAGAGCGACTTCTACATGGTGGGCGACATCAGCCAGGCCGTCGCCAAGTACGAAGCCCGCAAGGCCGCCGAAGAGAAGGAAAAGGGCAAGGATAAGGAAGACAAGGAAAAGGAAGAGGTCAAGGCTTAA
- a CDS encoding F0F1 ATP synthase subunit epsilon has product MATLRLEVVTPDKTVINTDAEMVICPGVEGEFGVLPHHVSLLSALKIGSLRYRVDGKDEEIFISGGFVDVNNNMCSVLAESAEHAHDIDTARAMAAKERAEERLARREEDLDEVRALIALQKATMRLQIAGGL; this is encoded by the coding sequence ATGGCTACATTGCGACTGGAAGTCGTCACCCCCGACAAGACCGTGATCAACACGGATGCGGAAATGGTCATCTGCCCCGGGGTCGAGGGCGAGTTCGGGGTGCTGCCGCACCACGTCTCCCTGCTTTCCGCACTCAAGATCGGCAGCCTGCGCTACCGCGTGGACGGGAAGGACGAGGAGATCTTCATCTCCGGCGGCTTTGTGGACGTGAACAACAACATGTGCAGCGTGCTCGCGGAGTCGGCGGAACACGCGCATGACATCGATACCGCCCGCGCCATGGCAGCCAAGGAGCGCGCCGAGGAGCGCCTTGCCCGCCGCGAGGAAGATCTGGACGAAGTCCGGGCGCTCATCGCCCTGCAAAAGGCCACCATGCGCCTCCAGATCGCTGGCGGCCTCTAG